In a single window of the Acinetobacter tibetensis genome:
- a CDS encoding RcnB family protein — MKKIVSALVFTLGSAIAASAIAAPAYEHRYDKRHYAEQHDHDWHKEDGRWKDQRYQRINPSRDWRVGQTLPRGYDSSRYAVDYRDAKRLHKPTRNQQWYKINGDYVLVNERNNRIIHILS, encoded by the coding sequence ATGAAAAAAATCGTTTCTGCTCTCGTTTTTACTTTAGGCAGTGCAATTGCGGCGTCAGCCATCGCAGCACCCGCTTATGAACATCGTTACGATAAGCGCCACTATGCAGAACAACATGATCATGATTGGCACAAAGAAGATGGCCGTTGGAAAGACCAGCGCTATCAACGTATTAACCCAAGCCGCGATTGGCGTGTAGGTCAAACGTTACCTCGTGGTTATGATTCTTCACGTTATGCCGTGGATTATCGTGATGCAAAACGCTTGCACAAACCTACACGTAATCAACAGTGGTACAAAATTAATGGTGATTATGTCTTAGTCAACGAACGTAACAACCGCATTATTCATATTTTGAGTTAA
- the argA gene encoding amino-acid N-acetyltransferase yields MQANSNDVSQSTTLQYVHWFRHSAPYINAHRNKTFVIMFDGEAVLHENFQHIIHDIALLNSLGIRLILVHGARQQINQNLKSTGLSTPFHQHRRITTRESLGCVMNAVGSVRLQIEALLSMGLANSPMYGARIDVVSGNFITAKPYGIRDGIDFQLTGEVRSVDTDAIQKHLQQHNIVMLGPVGYSTTGEVFNLPAEEVATKTAISLKADKLIFLGKQHGLLNEQGQLQREITPQRLDQYILQSQEHNPELAQQLRSAQNASLKGVHRVHLISYTYDGALLEELFTRDGSGTMVTDAHYEDVRMANIQDVGGLINLLRPLEEDGILVYRSRERLETEIEQFAVIERDGMILACAALYPIPAQEHELRSAEIACVAVHPSYRKSNRGSQILHYLEGKARSMGIQQLFVLTTRTAHWFLEHGFETANVDDLPNARQALYNYQRNSLVFKKRI; encoded by the coding sequence ATGCAAGCGAATTCGAACGATGTTTCACAAAGCACAACCTTACAATATGTGCACTGGTTTCGACATTCTGCACCCTACATCAATGCACACCGGAACAAAACCTTTGTCATCATGTTTGATGGTGAAGCGGTTCTACACGAAAACTTCCAACATATTATTCACGATATTGCTTTGCTCAACTCATTGGGTATTCGGCTGATTTTGGTACACGGCGCGCGTCAGCAAATTAATCAGAATCTTAAAAGCACTGGACTCAGTACCCCATTTCATCAACACCGTCGCATTACCACCCGAGAGTCTCTGGGCTGTGTGATGAATGCCGTGGGTTCAGTTCGCCTACAAATTGAAGCGTTGTTGTCTATGGGTTTGGCCAATTCGCCGATGTATGGCGCGCGCATTGATGTCGTTTCAGGTAATTTTATTACTGCTAAACCGTATGGTATTCGGGATGGTATTGATTTTCAACTGACAGGAGAAGTCCGCAGTGTCGATACCGATGCCATTCAAAAACATCTGCAACAACACAATATTGTAATGCTCGGTCCAGTAGGATATTCCACAACGGGTGAAGTTTTTAACTTACCTGCCGAAGAAGTGGCGACCAAAACTGCCATTAGCCTCAAAGCGGATAAATTGATTTTTCTAGGCAAACAGCATGGTCTACTCAATGAACAAGGTCAGTTACAACGTGAAATTACCCCGCAACGCCTAGATCAGTATATTTTGCAATCTCAAGAGCATAATCCCGAACTGGCGCAGCAACTCCGCAGTGCACAAAACGCCTCACTCAAAGGGGTGCATCGTGTGCATCTGATTTCCTATACCTATGATGGGGCTTTACTCGAAGAACTGTTTACCCGTGATGGTTCAGGCACGATGGTCACAGATGCGCATTATGAAGATGTGCGTATGGCGAATATTCAAGATGTCGGTGGACTGATCAATTTGCTACGCCCACTCGAAGAAGATGGCATCTTGGTCTACCGTTCACGCGAACGACTGGAAACGGAAATCGAACAATTTGCGGTAATTGAACGTGATGGCATGATTCTAGCCTGTGCAGCCCTGTATCCAATCCCTGCGCAAGAACATGAATTACGTAGTGCTGAAATTGCCTGTGTGGCCGTGCATCCAAGCTACCGAAAATCAAATCGTGGTAGCCAAATTCTGCACTATTTGGAAGGCAAAGCCCGCAGTATGGGCATACAACAGTTGTTCGTCCTGACCACACGAACAGCGCACTGGTTTTTAGAGCATGGCTTTGAAACTGCCAATGTCGATGATTTACCCAATGCACGTCAGGCGTTGTACAACTATCAGCGCAATTCATTGGTGTTTAAAAAGCGGATTTAA
- a CDS encoding sulfonate ABC transporter substrate-binding protein, with the protein MSKPSFTSTRPWILLTVVAGSMLMAGCSPKKVETTTLNIGFQKYGILPIVKARGTLEQALAAQGVQVKWVEFPAGPQLLEGLNVGSVVLGEAGEAPPIFAQAANSNLVYLANQPPAPQAEALIVPKTSNLKSIQDLKGKRVVLNKGSNVHYLLLKVLEANQLKLSDIEVVYLPPADARAAFERGAVDAWVIWDPFFAAAEQQLGARVLATGKNLVNNHQFYLADRKFAQQHPDLLKTVVNELNQTTTWVSQHQQQAAQLLQQPTGLPIEVLNRSISRMGFGVQPISEQVAKQQQFVADAFYQQKLIPNKIDIQTALLKATP; encoded by the coding sequence ATGAGCAAGCCATCTTTTACATCAACACGTCCATGGATTCTTTTGACTGTTGTGGCTGGTAGCATGCTCATGGCGGGCTGTAGCCCCAAAAAAGTTGAGACCACCACTTTAAATATTGGTTTTCAAAAGTACGGCATCTTACCGATTGTGAAAGCCCGCGGCACTTTAGAGCAAGCTTTGGCCGCACAAGGCGTACAGGTGAAATGGGTTGAGTTTCCAGCAGGTCCACAATTACTGGAAGGGCTAAATGTGGGTAGTGTAGTGTTGGGTGAAGCTGGTGAAGCACCGCCCATTTTTGCCCAAGCTGCCAACTCGAATTTAGTTTACCTCGCCAATCAACCACCCGCACCACAAGCTGAAGCCCTGATTGTGCCGAAAACATCGAACCTTAAAAGCATTCAAGATTTGAAAGGTAAGCGTGTAGTGCTGAACAAAGGCTCCAACGTGCATTATTTATTGTTAAAAGTGCTTGAAGCCAATCAGCTCAAACTCTCTGATATTGAAGTGGTATACCTGCCACCTGCGGATGCTCGTGCCGCTTTTGAACGCGGTGCAGTCGATGCATGGGTCATTTGGGACCCATTCTTTGCCGCAGCCGAGCAACAGTTAGGAGCACGCGTACTCGCTACGGGTAAAAATCTAGTCAACAACCATCAGTTTTACTTAGCAGATCGCAAATTTGCACAACAACATCCTGACCTTTTAAAAACAGTGGTGAATGAATTAAATCAGACCACCACGTGGGTCTCACAGCATCAACAACAGGCTGCTCAGTTGCTACAACAACCGACTGGCTTGCCTATTGAAGTCTTAAACCGTTCGATTTCTCGCATGGGATTTGGAGTTCAACCCATTTCTGAACAAGTGGCCAAACAACAGCAATTTGTCGCAGATGCTTTTTATCAACAAAAGCTGATTCCGAACAAAATTGACATTCAAACTGCGCTGTTAAAAGCGACACCATAA
- a CDS encoding aliphatic sulfonate ABC transporter substrate-binding protein yields the protein MNALKTITFVGITALSLALSACQKSESSQTQAATPNKAESVDTLSIGYQKSSLNLLVARQQKLFEQEFPHAKIEWKEFPAGPQMLEALAVGAVDFGAVGNTPPIFAQAAGKDLSYVGYELVPANSQALLIPKSSGIQSIQELKGKRIAVQKGSSAHELLAKILQKAGLSWQDIQPIWLPPADARAAFDKQSIDAWAIWEPYLSAAEQDTHAKVLIDGTAFPKTYSFYIGNPKFIAAHPQATSQFLHGLNQADQWVLKNQPQALTVYTQSTGLQTSIAQRVIDKRLKPSPIHTLTPEVVQAQQQIADLFQQVQLIPKSIQVQTTIWAAPKTH from the coding sequence ATGAACGCCCTTAAAACAATAACTTTCGTTGGCATTACTGCACTGAGCCTTGCGCTGAGTGCTTGCCAAAAATCTGAATCGAGTCAGACCCAAGCTGCCACCCCAAATAAAGCTGAATCGGTAGATACGCTTTCTATTGGCTACCAAAAATCTTCCCTAAATTTGTTGGTGGCACGTCAGCAAAAGTTGTTTGAACAGGAATTTCCTCACGCCAAAATTGAATGGAAAGAGTTCCCTGCGGGTCCACAAATGTTAGAAGCTCTAGCGGTAGGTGCTGTTGATTTTGGTGCCGTCGGCAATACTCCTCCCATTTTTGCTCAAGCAGCAGGTAAAGACTTAAGTTATGTCGGTTATGAGCTAGTGCCTGCCAACTCTCAGGCATTACTGATTCCCAAAAGTAGCGGCATTCAGTCCATTCAAGAGCTAAAAGGCAAACGCATTGCGGTACAGAAAGGTTCAAGTGCGCATGAGTTACTCGCCAAAATTTTGCAAAAAGCTGGCTTAAGTTGGCAGGACATTCAACCGATTTGGTTACCCCCTGCCGATGCACGCGCCGCTTTTGACAAACAGTCGATTGATGCTTGGGCCATTTGGGAACCCTACCTCAGTGCGGCGGAGCAAGATACACATGCCAAAGTGCTGATTGATGGGACTGCCTTCCCCAAAACCTACTCTTTCTATATTGGGAACCCAAAATTCATCGCAGCACATCCTCAAGCGACTTCACAGTTTTTACATGGCTTGAATCAGGCCGATCAATGGGTATTAAAAAATCAGCCGCAAGCCTTAACCGTCTATACCCAAAGTACGGGTTTACAGACTTCGATTGCCCAACGCGTGATTGATAAACGCCTGAAACCATCGCCGATTCATACCTTAACCCCTGAAGTGGTACAAGCGCAGCAACAAATCGCAGATCTGTTCCAACAGGTTCAATTGATTCCGAAAAGCATTCAAGTTCAAACCACCATTTGGGCAGCACCGAAAACTCACTAA
- the ssuD gene encoding FMNH2-dependent alkanesulfonate monooxygenase has translation MKIFWFIPTHGDSRYLGTSKGARQVDHAYMKQIAVAVDNLGYEGVLIPTGRSCEDPWITAASLIDATKNLKFLVALRPGVTTPALAARMAATFDRLSNGRVLLNLVTGGDEQELKGDGIYEDHATRYETASEYTKIWREILTRSHTGESFSFHGEHLKVDDAKLLYPPVQQPYPPLWFGGSSEAAVELATEQVDTYLTWGEPPAAVKEKLENVRAKAAAKGRQLNYGIRLHVIVRETNEEAWKAADELIQYVDDATIAAAQQKFKQMDSVGQRRMAELHNGDRSKLEVSPNLWAGVGLVRGGAGTALVGDPQTVADRIQEYADLGISTFIFSGYPHLEESIRFAELVFPLLPLETRKKLTQPNLTGPFGEIVANNYVPNQTSVSRPIKEPA, from the coding sequence ATGAAAATTTTCTGGTTTATTCCCACCCATGGTGACAGTCGTTATTTAGGAACCAGCAAAGGTGCGCGCCAAGTCGATCATGCTTATATGAAGCAAATTGCAGTTGCAGTGGACAATTTAGGCTATGAAGGTGTGCTGATCCCAACGGGACGTTCATGTGAAGATCCATGGATTACGGCTGCCAGTTTGATTGATGCAACCAAAAATCTGAAGTTTCTCGTGGCATTACGCCCAGGAGTGACTACACCTGCATTAGCTGCGCGTATGGCTGCCACGTTTGACCGTTTATCCAATGGACGTGTCTTGTTAAATCTGGTGACGGGTGGTGACGAACAAGAGCTTAAAGGTGATGGCATTTATGAAGACCATGCCACCCGTTATGAAACTGCCAGTGAATACACCAAAATCTGGCGTGAGATTCTGACCCGTTCACACACAGGCGAATCTTTCAGTTTTCATGGAGAACACTTAAAAGTTGATGATGCCAAACTACTTTACCCGCCAGTGCAACAGCCCTACCCACCTTTATGGTTTGGTGGTTCTTCAGAAGCAGCGGTTGAACTAGCAACCGAACAGGTTGATACCTATTTAACTTGGGGTGAACCACCCGCAGCAGTCAAAGAAAAACTTGAAAATGTCCGCGCGAAAGCCGCAGCAAAAGGACGCCAACTTAACTACGGTATTCGTCTGCACGTCATTGTGCGTGAAACCAACGAAGAAGCCTGGAAAGCGGCCGATGAGCTGATTCAGTATGTCGATGATGCGACCATTGCTGCGGCACAACAAAAATTCAAGCAAATGGACTCTGTGGGACAGCGTCGTATGGCTGAACTGCATAATGGTGATCGCAGCAAACTTGAAGTGTCACCAAACTTATGGGCAGGGGTTGGACTGGTACGTGGCGGAGCGGGTACAGCTTTGGTAGGTGACCCGCAGACTGTGGCGGATCGAATTCAGGAATATGCCGATTTGGGCATCAGCACCTTTATTTTTTCTGGCTATCCGCACTTGGAAGAATCGATTCGCTTTGCCGAACTGGTGTTCCCTTTATTGCCTTTAGAAACACGAAAAAAATTGACGCAACCAAACTTGACTGGCCCCTTCGGAGAAATTGTGGCCAACAATTATGTGCCAAATCAGACCTCGGTTTCGCGTCCAATTAAGGAGCCTGCCTAA
- the ssuC gene encoding aliphatic sulfonate ABC transporter permease SsuC yields the protein MSKSTAAETFPKRKVSRGTNFGQRLLPWLFPFLLILIWQIASSTGLLQSRILPAPTAVISAFWHLLISGELWHHVKVSAGRALLGLAIGGGFGLLLGLLNGSSKTASTLLDTTLQMIRNIPALALIPLVILWFGIDETAKLFLVAVGVFFPIYINTYHGIRSVDPQLIEMGKSYGLSRWELYKNIILPGAMPSILVGLRFALGLVWVLLIVAETISAQAGIGYMTMNAREFLQTDVVLVGILLYALLGKLADVLAVSLEKYLLRWHPGYQK from the coding sequence ATGTCCAAAAGTACTGCGGCTGAAACTTTCCCAAAACGGAAAGTTTCACGTGGAACAAACTTTGGGCAGCGTTTGCTGCCTTGGTTGTTCCCTTTTTTACTGATTCTGATCTGGCAAATTGCATCTAGTACAGGTTTGCTACAGAGTCGCATTTTACCTGCACCGACTGCGGTCATTAGTGCCTTCTGGCATTTACTCATCAGTGGTGAACTTTGGCATCATGTCAAAGTCAGCGCAGGACGTGCCTTATTAGGACTGGCTATCGGTGGTGGCTTCGGGTTGCTGTTAGGATTACTCAATGGCTCGTCTAAAACGGCCTCGACCCTACTCGACACCACCTTGCAGATGATCCGCAATATTCCTGCCCTCGCCTTGATTCCGTTGGTGATTCTCTGGTTTGGCATAGATGAAACTGCAAAACTGTTTTTGGTGGCAGTTGGGGTATTTTTCCCAATTTATATCAATACCTACCACGGCATTCGTTCGGTCGATCCTCAACTGATTGAAATGGGCAAAAGCTACGGTCTCAGCCGATGGGAACTGTATAAAAATATTATTTTACCTGGGGCGATGCCCTCCATTTTGGTCGGCTTACGTTTTGCCCTTGGCTTGGTTTGGGTCTTACTCATTGTTGCGGAAACCATTTCTGCCCAAGCGGGCATTGGCTATATGACCATGAATGCACGTGAATTTTTACAGACCGATGTGGTACTGGTTGGCATCTTACTCTATGCCCTATTAGGTAAACTGGCAGATGTGCTAGCGGTCAGCTTAGAAAAATATTTATTGCGCTGGCACCCGGGCTATCAAAAATAA
- a CDS encoding ABC transporter ATP-binding protein — protein sequence MTDLSIGQHVAEQIQHPQSPQADIQPKAVIGAEILIEQLYKFYGDVKVLEDLDLHIQPGEFLAIVGRSGCGKSTLLRLIADLEQPSYGEIKFKSARHLREGITSDDIRVMFQDPRLLPWRSIEQNVQLGLNKDAHAHATALLEKVGLKEKAPLWPTQLSGGQRQRTALARALSHQPRVLLLDEPLGALDALTRLEMQNLIEKLWREQGFTAVLVTHDVSEAVQLADRIILLDKGHIARQFQVGLPRPREKNLHFAELEQQVLNAVLST from the coding sequence ATGACAGATCTCAGTATTGGCCAGCATGTTGCTGAACAGATTCAACACCCACAATCACCACAGGCAGATATCCAACCGAAAGCCGTAATTGGTGCAGAAATTCTGATTGAACAACTCTATAAGTTTTATGGTGATGTCAAAGTTCTTGAAGATTTAGATCTCCATATTCAACCTGGAGAATTTCTTGCCATTGTCGGGCGTAGTGGTTGTGGCAAAAGTACCTTATTAAGACTGATTGCTGACTTAGAACAACCAAGCTACGGTGAAATTAAATTCAAGTCCGCTCGCCATTTGCGTGAAGGCATTACCAGTGACGATATTCGGGTTATGTTTCAAGATCCACGTCTGCTGCCTTGGCGCAGTATTGAACAGAATGTACAGCTTGGACTCAACAAAGACGCGCATGCACATGCCACTGCATTATTAGAAAAAGTCGGTTTAAAAGAAAAAGCGCCTCTTTGGCCTACGCAACTTTCAGGCGGACAGCGCCAACGCACCGCACTCGCACGTGCATTGTCTCATCAACCCCGCGTGTTGTTATTAGATGAACCGCTTGGTGCTCTCGATGCCTTAACTCGATTAGAAATGCAGAATCTGATTGAAAAGCTATGGCGAGAACAAGGCTTTACCGCCGTTTTAGTGACCCATGATGTCAGTGAGGCAGTACAACTGGCCGACCGCATTATTCTACTCGACAAAGGCCATATTGCCCGTCAGTTTCAGGTAGGCCTACCACGCCCGCGTGAAAAAAATCTGCATTTCGCTGAACTTGAACAGCAAGTCTTGAATGCCGTTCTCTCCACTTAA
- a CDS encoding TetR/AcrR family transcriptional regulator — protein sequence MEQKKSTQKRHQLLNAALDVFSLYGFNGASLDEIAQLAEMHKSNIFYYYENKEALYVEVLTTVLQKWLAPLQMLESELEPTEAITNYLMQKIELSRTQPKASRLFALEIIQGAPHILEILKGPLKKLVKRKAKVISMWQEQGKISADIDPELLILNIWAVTQNYADFATQMEMVTGKTLRNRSMQQRVIQHTVHMMLYGILPREQHN from the coding sequence ATGGAACAAAAAAAGAGTACTCAAAAGCGCCATCAATTGCTGAATGCCGCACTTGATGTTTTTTCCTTATATGGATTTAACGGGGCTAGTTTAGATGAAATTGCTCAACTTGCAGAAATGCATAAGTCGAACATTTTTTACTACTATGAAAATAAAGAAGCACTGTATGTTGAAGTGCTAACCACCGTTTTACAAAAATGGTTAGCACCTCTGCAAATGCTCGAATCAGAGCTTGAGCCGACAGAAGCCATTACCAATTACTTAATGCAAAAAATTGAGCTGTCGCGCACTCAGCCCAAAGCATCACGTTTGTTTGCCTTAGAAATTATCCAAGGTGCACCGCATATCTTAGAAATTCTCAAAGGACCGCTTAAGAAACTGGTCAAGCGTAAAGCCAAAGTCATTAGCATGTGGCAAGAACAAGGTAAAATTTCAGCAGATATCGATCCTGAATTGCTCATTCTCAATATCTGGGCTGTGACGCAAAACTACGCCGACTTTGCGACTCAAATGGAAATGGTAACAGGTAAAACCTTGCGCAACCGCAGTATGCAACAACGTGTGATTCAACATACCGTCCATATGATGCTATACGGCATTCTACCGCGTGAGCAACACAACTAA
- a CDS encoding 5'-nucleosidase produces MKSSLALIMALPNESKGLFEQAQIDVHYSGIGKVNAAFKAFEVIQATGCKTLLNLGSAGSSHFDRHALVEVTSFVQRDMDVSPLGFAVGVTPMDHDHPAAIDLEPYFAHLPKGVCGTGDSFETGQPKVPCHLVDMEGYAMAKVCKKLGVRLISVKYITDGADDSAHLDWEDNLMLGAKKLLSLYQSISA; encoded by the coding sequence ATGAAATCTTCTTTGGCGCTGATTATGGCTTTACCAAATGAGTCGAAAGGTTTATTTGAGCAAGCACAGATTGATGTGCATTACAGTGGCATTGGCAAGGTTAATGCGGCATTTAAAGCCTTTGAAGTGATTCAGGCGACAGGCTGCAAAACTTTATTAAACCTTGGTAGTGCAGGCAGTTCGCACTTTGACCGTCATGCATTGGTTGAAGTAACCAGCTTTGTACAGCGCGATATGGATGTTTCACCGCTCGGTTTTGCCGTGGGGGTAACGCCTATGGATCATGACCATCCTGCGGCGATTGATCTAGAACCTTATTTTGCCCATTTGCCGAAGGGTGTGTGTGGAACAGGGGATAGCTTTGAGACAGGTCAACCGAAAGTCCCATGTCATTTGGTTGATATGGAAGGCTATGCCATGGCCAAAGTGTGTAAAAAACTGGGGGTACGTTTAATTTCAGTCAAATATATTACTGATGGTGCAGACGATAGTGCGCATCTTGATTGGGAAGATAATTTAATGCTCGGGGCGAAAAAGTTATTGTCGTTATATCAGTCTATTTCGGCTTAA
- a CDS encoding TDT family transporter produces MNKPFHQLPQWHDVIRQFTPNWFTVCMGTGILSIVLAEFSLVHPIFWQLGAGLWVFNGLLFILFSSLYGLRWLLYPQEAKQIFAHPSMSLFLGTIPMVLATLINGALKYGVVLYGAAIIGVAEWLWYLDVLMAVMVAFVVPFCMFSCQRHQLQQMTAVWLLPIVACEVAAASGAVLLQHLPVSPHAVGILFGSYILWGISVFPAMLILGILFLRLALHQLPSQELAMTGWLAVGPIGTGALALLLLGQQATRLLHATHFTGLGEFLHQAGVLSSLLLLGFGVWWLGIAIMITLKHAGSHLIFNLGWWGMTFPLGVFSLATLQLAQQLQLYWLLNIGYGLAILLMLLWGVVMSKTMAGFYAGRLFFSPCLNLYLQQK; encoded by the coding sequence ATGAACAAACCCTTTCATCAGTTGCCACAATGGCATGATGTGATCCGTCAGTTTACACCGAACTGGTTTACCGTTTGTATGGGGACTGGCATTTTGTCGATTGTATTGGCGGAGTTTAGTCTTGTGCATCCTATTTTTTGGCAATTGGGTGCGGGATTGTGGGTGTTCAATGGGCTGCTTTTTATCTTATTTAGCAGTTTGTATGGTTTGCGTTGGCTGCTGTACCCACAGGAAGCCAAACAGATTTTTGCTCATCCCAGTATGAGTTTATTTTTAGGCACCATTCCAATGGTATTGGCGACGCTGATTAATGGCGCTTTGAAATATGGGGTAGTACTGTATGGTGCAGCCATAATAGGTGTTGCTGAATGGTTGTGGTATCTCGACGTATTGATGGCCGTGATGGTGGCGTTTGTGGTGCCATTTTGTATGTTCAGTTGTCAGCGCCATCAATTACAACAGATGACCGCAGTCTGGTTACTTCCGATAGTTGCCTGTGAAGTGGCGGCAGCTTCGGGTGCAGTGTTGTTACAGCATTTGCCAGTCAGTCCTCATGCCGTGGGTATTTTATTTGGCAGCTATATTTTGTGGGGCATTTCAGTTTTTCCTGCCATGCTGATTTTGGGCATTTTATTTTTGCGTTTGGCCTTGCATCAATTGCCCAGTCAGGAATTGGCCATGACAGGCTGGTTGGCGGTCGGGCCGATTGGCACAGGAGCATTGGCGTTGTTACTTTTGGGTCAGCAAGCTACACGCTTACTACATGCAACACATTTTACAGGACTGGGTGAGTTTCTCCATCAGGCAGGGGTTTTGAGCAGTTTGTTGCTGCTTGGTTTTGGGGTGTGGTGGTTAGGAATAGCGATCATGATTACCCTGAAACATGCAGGTTCACATTTGATTTTTAATTTAGGTTGGTGGGGCATGACTTTTCCCTTAGGCGTATTTAGTTTGGCCACTTTACAACTTGCCCAGCAATTGCAGCTTTATTGGTTACTGAATATAGGCTATGGCTTGGCAATCTTGTTGATGCTGTTATGGGGAGTGGTCATGAGCAAAACCATGGCTGGGTTTTATGCAGGGCGGCTTTTCTTCTCACCGTGTTTAAATCTGTATCTGCAACAAAAATAA
- the ribF gene encoding riboflavin biosynthesis protein RibF — translation MKLLRLNALAPDFQLPQTAVTIGNFDGVHLGHQAMIQQLKQVAAQQQLKSLVMIFEPQPLEFFQGYEAPPRISSLREKVEYLTELGVDYIAVAKFDNTFRSLSAEAFASILKDQLNAQSLILGDDFHFGKNRQGNSEFLKNYGFDVHNLHTIALEGERVSSTRIRQTLAAGNLALAAQLLGRPYSITGRVQYGDQIGRTLDFPTINVRLNRHKPCLNGIYGVDVICETMSLQDKVVQENSEQKGILGYQATALFGAGHVGTRPAIQQAHPEWRLEVHFPNVSANLYGLLMRVTFLNYLHGEKNYPSLEALKAGIDDDVVKLLEFRQNTPTFPF, via the coding sequence ATGAAGCTGCTCCGCCTGAATGCTTTAGCGCCAGACTTTCAATTACCTCAAACCGCTGTGACGATTGGTAATTTTGATGGCGTCCATTTGGGACATCAAGCGATGATTCAGCAACTGAAACAGGTTGCTGCACAACAACAACTCAAATCGTTAGTCATGATTTTTGAGCCACAGCCTTTAGAATTTTTTCAAGGCTATGAGGCTCCGCCACGCATCAGTTCACTTCGCGAAAAAGTCGAATACTTAACTGAATTGGGCGTGGACTATATTGCCGTGGCCAAGTTTGACAATACTTTCCGCAGCTTAAGTGCGGAAGCATTTGCCAGTATTTTAAAAGACCAACTGAATGCGCAAAGCCTCATATTGGGCGATGACTTTCACTTTGGCAAAAACCGACAAGGCAACAGTGAATTTCTGAAAAATTATGGCTTTGATGTTCATAATTTACACACCATTGCACTTGAAGGTGAACGGGTCAGTTCAACCCGTATTCGTCAAACCCTCGCAGCAGGTAATTTAGCACTCGCGGCACAGTTATTAGGGCGACCTTATAGCATCACAGGTCGGGTGCAATATGGCGACCAAATTGGACGAACCCTTGATTTTCCAACGATTAATGTACGCCTCAACCGTCATAAACCTTGTTTAAATGGTATTTATGGTGTCGATGTGATTTGTGAAACTATGTCTTTACAAGACAAAGTTGTACAAGAGAATTCAGAACAAAAAGGAATTTTGGGTTATCAAGCAACAGCTTTGTTTGGTGCGGGGCATGTCGGAACACGACCTGCCATACAACAAGCGCATCCAGAATGGCGATTAGAAGTACATTTTCCCAATGTTTCTGCTAATCTGTATGGCTTGTTAATGCGGGTCACTTTCTTAAACTACTTACATGGTGAAAAGAACTACCCTTCGCTGGAAGCACTTAAAGCGGGAATTGATGATGATGTGGTGAAACTACTAGAGTTTCGCCAAAACACCCCCACATTTCCCTTTTAA